One stretch of Rosistilla oblonga DNA includes these proteins:
- a CDS encoding aldo/keto reductase — protein sequence MQYRQLGHLGPRVSEIGFGGWALGGQWGAQDDADSIAALNRAIDLGVNFIDTAAGYGDGRSERLIAEVAKQRSEQLFIATKTPPADGPWPPSPYCAWQDRYSANYLRENIEQRLRNLQVERIDLLQLHTWTRAWNDDPQPLLVLRKLREEGKIGMIGISTPEQDQNCVIQLMRDGLVDCVQVIFNLFDQEPAAQLLPVAEETGTGVIVRVALDEGMLAGKFTAEHRFADDDFRQQYFAGDRLPRSVDRVAEIANDMHRFGLQDYSVADLAIKFALSASGVGSVITGIRSAEQAELNAAVSDKLAVPDTLLHLLRRHNWRRGVWYAGK from the coding sequence ATGCAGTATCGACAATTAGGGCATCTGGGCCCTCGAGTTTCCGAGATCGGATTCGGTGGCTGGGCGCTAGGTGGTCAGTGGGGAGCACAAGACGATGCGGATTCGATTGCCGCGCTGAATCGAGCGATCGATTTGGGTGTCAACTTTATCGACACCGCAGCCGGATATGGCGATGGCCGCAGCGAGCGCTTGATCGCAGAAGTTGCCAAGCAGCGCAGCGAACAGCTGTTTATCGCCACCAAGACACCGCCGGCCGATGGTCCCTGGCCGCCGTCCCCCTATTGCGCGTGGCAGGATCGTTATAGTGCCAACTACTTGCGCGAGAATATCGAACAGCGTTTGCGGAATCTGCAAGTCGAACGCATCGACTTATTGCAACTGCATACATGGACACGCGCTTGGAATGACGACCCGCAGCCTTTGTTGGTGCTGCGCAAATTGCGCGAGGAAGGCAAGATCGGCATGATTGGGATCAGCACACCCGAACAGGATCAGAATTGTGTGATCCAGTTGATGCGGGACGGGCTGGTCGATTGCGTTCAGGTGATCTTCAATCTATTCGACCAGGAACCAGCGGCGCAGCTATTACCCGTTGCTGAGGAGACGGGGACTGGCGTCATCGTTCGGGTTGCCCTAGACGAAGGGATGCTCGCCGGTAAGTTCACTGCCGAGCATCGGTTTGCCGACGACGATTTTCGCCAGCAATATTTTGCTGGCGATCGCTTGCCGCGTAGTGTCGATCGGGTCGCTGAGATTGCGAACGATATGCACCGCTTTGGGCTTCAAGACTACAGCGTCGCCGATCTCGCGATCAAGTTTGCACTCTCTGCTTCGGGCGTCGGTAGCGTGATCACCGGTATCCGATCTGCCGAACAGGCCGAACTCAACGCCGCAGTCAGCGACAAGCTGGCGGTCCCCGATACTCTGTTACATCTGCTGCGGCGACACAACTGGCGACGCGGCGTCTGGTATGCCGGCAAATAG
- a CDS encoding GEVED domain-containing protein, with amino-acid sequence MRRLLTTFHVTRIDDVDGRACSESSCTLRDAIQEANANPGHDTITFAPELSGETLELTQVLTVTDSITIAGPGADQLTLSGRGTKQVFQFEGDGGQDFVLQDLTLANGRALIGPGGAVHFESGISSDQGTSDTLLLQDLVIRNSRAQGGGGVYAEGGLLTVVNTSFVNNTATGQTATTASDGAAILRIDGDGSITNSTFSNNEANGTAAAVSVVATTAGQSFQITSSSFVDNDARAIRVVADGADAVATTEANLFSGNSFNTLGTFEMGGGSATITSLGNNLSHDSAADWFSADTDQTNVDPLVDALDRTTFTHSLLPGSPAIDSQASIGGDIPAVDQLGNSRAMGTGVDIGAVEVAFDFGDAPTSDLTGFDSSYPTLAADNGAYHVVAGPRLGATVDSERDGQPEGLSRGDQAFIDDEDGVAFIGGRYQSIGDPLTIAIDLQNAAATGNYLDAWVDWNRNGSWDDAGEQFAVSMNLGVADGSTIIELPLPDDFTPGPAHFRFRVSTAGSLTPAGMAADGEVEDYSLIFVPDDFQPIVDTLVDESDGDLSVGDISLREAIEYTNQFGGSTAIQIADSLAGETIDLTLGSLPIRRSTTINGPASGALTIDAAERSRIFDVESVDLALTDLNLTGGQTEPGEAGAAILFESSGELHIERSAITDNVADGPGGAISATGGRITIIDSDLSDNQSAGDGAAVYASDGAELTIVRSSLNDNTAAGSGGAVAVDQSQLTILHSTIARNHSDQQGGGVYLSSRFGVGDGSQIIGTTISGNTATVAAGGLINDGGLLSIDSSTITNNQAAGLGDGLVSRGEQNTRTELRSSIVAGNGDSNLDVTGASDTRTNSLRSDGYNVFGPGNASDAAGDLDTSDVIDPLLAPLGFYGGAIEIHPMLQDSPALDAGRGSTAADRYDLDRDGDTSENIPVDARGVARQIDLQGIDNRDDGVDAGAVEMIGLHLSDAAANETDGTLDFVAQLSHALPDGSTAELQALTLRGTAAPDVDYRSLWSVPVSLTASGDLSTIVSVELIDDALIENDEQFELRLTTTPDVILTRDHATGTIVSDDVAGLLLSKTNLVASESGRADSLSVALTAQPLEDVVIDLGLDRDDEIQLDRQQLVFTPENWNLPQSVVVTAKNDQRIDGSQITQLILTVGPSSDPQFTSLSPESVAITTTDNDVAGITVEPLRILQTTEAGKTATFTVRLDALPASDVTIALSSSNLDEATIDTPTLRFTPENGTTPQTVTITGVDDSLVDGNVELTIVIAAATSDDPNFDGLNAADVELINLDDERLDYGDAPDSIYPTSLESDGARHGASDLFLGDGINFEPFAIANPAADSDLDDGVHPITSFVAASDSDSVASVIVVSSGEGRLDAWIDFNQDGDWDDPGEQIAAALPLNSGENIVPVTIPAGASSGSTFARFRLSSSGGLSPTGQAADGEVEDYQFHIASADDAPSVFINTVNHSTQVDIIDGQTVVRSGEMELFRAPLPPGSAIDFRFTSGDDYFDTADLWSLGIDVWIDTQMGTDTIRFRPGEGNFDIGDLEGDLGNIEAIDLTGNGSQSVLISPTSVLEMAGSDDSLKLFLDPDDVFASMDQWTLVGNVPIDGQYYEEWQGAGAATLLVNYDGNNGWTYGSDPLDVNASGEITALDALIIINELSRRQFVDDDNRLVDRATLDEFPGFFYDTNRDGHLSPIDALIILNALSRVDTNLASEQPIADASAADLEKLRKARSTVSEELQTLDAIGLDRDSR; translated from the coding sequence TTGCGACGTCTGCTGACAACCTTCCACGTTACCCGAATCGATGACGTCGACGGGCGGGCATGCAGCGAAAGTTCCTGCACGCTCCGCGATGCGATTCAGGAAGCGAACGCGAATCCCGGTCACGACACGATCACGTTTGCACCGGAGCTGAGTGGCGAGACGCTCGAACTGACGCAGGTCCTCACGGTCACCGACTCGATCACCATCGCCGGTCCCGGCGCCGACCAACTGACGCTCAGTGGCCGCGGCACCAAACAGGTTTTCCAATTCGAAGGGGACGGCGGCCAAGACTTTGTCCTGCAGGACCTCACGCTTGCCAACGGCCGCGCCTTGATTGGCCCCGGCGGCGCGGTCCACTTTGAATCCGGCATCAGCAGCGACCAGGGAACTAGCGACACGTTGCTGCTGCAGGATCTCGTGATTCGCAACAGTCGAGCCCAAGGAGGCGGCGGCGTCTATGCCGAAGGCGGGCTGCTGACCGTCGTAAACACTTCGTTTGTCAACAACACGGCGACTGGCCAGACGGCAACGACCGCCAGCGATGGCGCTGCGATCTTGCGGATCGACGGCGACGGCTCGATCACCAACAGCACCTTCTCGAACAACGAAGCCAACGGAACTGCCGCCGCAGTTTCCGTTGTCGCCACGACCGCGGGGCAATCGTTTCAGATCACCAGCTCCAGTTTTGTCGACAACGACGCGCGGGCGATTCGTGTCGTCGCCGATGGCGCCGACGCCGTGGCGACAACCGAAGCGAATCTGTTTTCCGGCAACAGCTTTAACACGCTGGGGACCTTCGAAATGGGAGGTGGCAGCGCGACGATCACCTCTCTGGGAAACAACCTCTCACACGATTCGGCGGCAGATTGGTTCAGCGCTGACACCGACCAGACCAACGTCGACCCGCTGGTCGATGCGTTGGACCGAACCACGTTTACTCACAGCCTGTTGCCGGGCAGTCCCGCCATCGACAGCCAAGCTTCCATTGGCGGCGACATTCCAGCCGTCGATCAACTCGGCAATTCCCGCGCGATGGGAACCGGCGTCGACATCGGTGCGGTCGAAGTCGCCTTCGACTTTGGCGATGCGCCGACAAGCGATCTGACCGGCTTCGATTCCAGCTACCCAACCCTCGCCGCCGACAACGGTGCCTACCACGTGGTCGCTGGCCCGCGACTGGGCGCGACCGTCGACAGCGAGCGCGATGGCCAGCCCGAAGGTCTGTCGCGTGGCGACCAAGCCTTTATCGACGACGAAGATGGCGTCGCCTTCATCGGCGGCCGCTACCAATCGATCGGCGATCCGTTGACGATCGCCATCGATCTGCAGAACGCCGCCGCCACGGGGAACTATCTCGATGCCTGGGTCGATTGGAATCGCAACGGCAGTTGGGACGACGCGGGGGAACAGTTTGCGGTCAGCATGAACCTAGGCGTTGCCGACGGATCGACGATCATCGAATTGCCGCTTCCCGACGACTTCACGCCCGGCCCCGCACACTTCCGATTTCGCGTCAGCACCGCGGGCAGCCTGACACCTGCAGGCATGGCGGCCGATGGCGAGGTGGAAGATTATTCGCTGATCTTTGTCCCCGATGACTTCCAACCGATCGTCGATACGCTGGTCGATGAGAGCGATGGCGATCTGAGTGTCGGCGACATCAGCTTGCGAGAAGCGATCGAATACACAAACCAATTCGGCGGCAGCACTGCGATTCAGATCGCCGATTCGCTTGCCGGCGAAACGATCGATCTAACGCTCGGCTCGCTCCCAATCCGGCGTTCGACGACGATCAACGGTCCCGCCTCGGGAGCGCTCACGATCGACGCGGCCGAACGATCGCGGATCTTCGATGTGGAAAGCGTCGACCTCGCCCTAACCGATCTCAACCTAACCGGTGGACAGACCGAACCAGGCGAAGCGGGGGCCGCGATCCTTTTTGAGTCCTCCGGCGAATTGCATATCGAACGCTCGGCGATCACAGACAATGTCGCCGACGGTCCCGGCGGTGCGATCTCTGCGACCGGCGGCCGGATCACCATCATCGACAGCGATCTGTCGGACAATCAATCCGCTGGCGATGGAGCCGCGGTCTACGCCTCCGACGGCGCCGAATTGACGATCGTCCGCAGTTCGTTGAACGACAACACCGCCGCCGGCTCCGGTGGCGCCGTCGCGGTGGACCAGAGCCAATTGACGATTCTCCATTCCACGATCGCGCGAAATCACTCCGATCAGCAAGGAGGCGGCGTCTATCTGAGCAGCCGCTTTGGCGTCGGTGACGGCAGCCAGATCATCGGCACGACGATCTCCGGAAACACTGCAACCGTTGCGGCTGGCGGCCTGATCAACGATGGCGGACTGTTGTCGATCGATTCGAGCACGATCACCAACAATCAAGCGGCTGGTCTCGGCGACGGCTTAGTCTCGCGCGGTGAACAAAACACGCGCACCGAACTGCGATCGTCGATCGTCGCGGGCAACGGCGATTCGAATCTCGACGTCACCGGCGCAAGCGACACGCGAACCAACAGTCTGCGCAGCGACGGCTACAACGTTTTCGGCCCCGGCAACGCCAGCGATGCCGCGGGTGACTTGGACACATCCGACGTCATCGATCCCCTGCTGGCACCGCTAGGATTTTATGGCGGTGCGATCGAGATCCATCCCATGCTGCAAGACAGCCCCGCCTTGGATGCCGGTCGCGGCAGCACCGCCGCCGATCGATACGACCTGGATCGCGATGGCGACACGAGCGAGAACATCCCCGTCGACGCGCGAGGCGTGGCGCGACAGATCGATCTGCAAGGGATCGACAATCGCGACGATGGCGTCGACGCTGGCGCGGTGGAGATGATCGGCCTACATCTTTCCGACGCGGCGGCAAACGAAACCGACGGGACCCTCGATTTTGTCGCTCAATTGAGCCACGCGCTGCCCGACGGTAGCACAGCGGAACTGCAAGCCCTCACGCTCCGTGGCACCGCCGCTCCCGACGTCGATTACCGTTCGTTGTGGAGCGTGCCGGTTTCGTTGACAGCCAGCGGAGACCTTTCCACCATCGTCTCGGTCGAATTGATCGACGATGCATTGATCGAAAACGATGAACAATTCGAACTGCGGCTGACGACCACGCCCGATGTCATCCTGACCCGCGACCACGCCACCGGCACCATCGTCAGCGACGATGTCGCCGGGCTGCTGCTATCCAAAACCAACCTCGTCGCCAGCGAATCGGGCCGCGCCGATTCGCTATCGGTCGCCCTGACCGCTCAGCCACTGGAAGACGTCGTGATCGACCTCGGTTTAGACCGCGACGACGAAATTCAACTCGATCGCCAACAACTGGTCTTCACTCCCGAAAATTGGAACCTCCCGCAGTCCGTCGTCGTTACGGCGAAGAACGACCAACGGATCGACGGCTCGCAAATCACGCAACTGATCCTTACGGTAGGACCGAGTTCCGATCCTCAGTTTACGTCACTGTCACCAGAATCGGTCGCGATCACAACCACCGATAACGACGTCGCCGGGATCACGGTCGAACCGCTGCGGATCCTGCAGACGACCGAAGCGGGGAAGACAGCAACGTTCACCGTTCGGTTGGACGCGTTGCCAGCGTCGGATGTCACGATCGCGTTGTCCAGCAGCAATCTCGACGAAGCGACGATCGACACGCCAACGCTTCGCTTCACTCCCGAAAACGGAACCACTCCGCAAACCGTCACGATCACGGGAGTCGACGATTCGCTGGTCGATGGCAATGTGGAACTGACGATCGTGATCGCCGCGGCGACCAGCGACGATCCGAACTTCGATGGGCTGAACGCTGCCGACGTTGAACTGATCAATCTCGATGACGAGCGATTGGACTACGGCGATGCCCCCGATTCGATCTATCCGACCTCGTTGGAAAGCGACGGAGCCCGTCATGGGGCGAGCGATTTGTTTTTGGGAGACGGGATCAATTTCGAGCCGTTTGCAATCGCCAATCCGGCAGCCGATAGCGACCTCGATGACGGCGTGCACCCCATCACTAGCTTTGTTGCCGCAAGCGATTCCGATTCGGTGGCATCGGTGATCGTTGTAAGCAGTGGCGAAGGTCGGTTGGATGCCTGGATCGACTTCAACCAAGATGGCGATTGGGATGATCCGGGCGAACAGATCGCTGCCGCTTTGCCCCTGAATTCTGGCGAGAATATCGTCCCTGTCACGATTCCTGCCGGCGCATCGAGCGGCAGCACTTTCGCCCGCTTCCGACTCAGCAGCTCCGGCGGCCTCTCGCCCACAGGGCAAGCCGCCGATGGCGAAGTCGAAGATTACCAATTTCATATTGCTTCGGCCGACGATGCCCCGTCGGTCTTTATCAACACGGTCAACCATTCCACCCAGGTCGACATAATCGATGGCCAGACGGTCGTCCGAAGCGGCGAGATGGAGCTGTTTCGAGCACCGCTGCCTCCCGGATCGGCGATCGATTTTCGGTTCACCAGCGGTGACGATTATTTTGACACGGCCGACCTCTGGTCGCTTGGTATCGATGTTTGGATCGATACCCAAATGGGTACCGATACGATTCGCTTCCGCCCCGGCGAAGGCAACTTCGATATCGGCGACCTGGAGGGGGATTTAGGGAACATCGAAGCGATCGACTTGACAGGCAATGGATCGCAATCGGTATTGATCAGCCCGACGTCGGTGCTCGAGATGGCCGGATCGGACGACTCACTTAAGCTATTTTTGGATCCCGACGACGTCTTCGCCAGCATGGATCAATGGACGCTTGTCGGCAACGTACCAATCGACGGCCAATACTATGAGGAGTGGCAAGGCGCAGGGGCGGCGACGCTATTGGTCAACTACGACGGCAACAACGGATGGACCTACGGATCCGATCCGCTGGACGTCAACGCTTCGGGAGAGATCACCGCATTGGATGCCCTGATCATCATCAACGAGCTATCGCGGCGGCAATTCGTTGATGACGACAACCGCTTGGTCGATCGCGCGACACTCGATGAGTTTCCCGGATTCTTCTACGACACCAATCGCGACGGCCATCTGTCGCCGATCGACGCGCTGATCATTCTCAATGCACTGAGCCGCGTCGATACGAACCTCGCATCGGAGCAACCGATTGCCGACGCATCAGCTGCCGATCTTGAAAAGCTACGGAAAGCTCGGTCCACCGTCAGCGAAGAACTGCAAACGCTGGATGCGATAGGGCTGGATAGGGATTCACGCTAG
- the fliS gene encoding flagellar export chaperone FliS — MDYRRAGNDVMETEVLTASPAKLRRMTVEFALRNVNQAIEQAAANGGVQKSEATLNLRDALTELLGGIRPSEESLSKQVADMYVFLLQWLTAAELDGDREKLVDIGRVLEIELDTWNQVVTTTISESSYRSAGGDDDSLDSICFDA, encoded by the coding sequence ATGGATTATCGACGTGCCGGCAACGATGTGATGGAAACCGAAGTGTTGACAGCATCGCCAGCAAAACTGAGACGCATGACGGTTGAGTTTGCGTTGCGAAACGTGAACCAAGCGATCGAGCAAGCCGCGGCAAACGGCGGGGTTCAGAAGTCCGAAGCGACCCTGAATCTACGCGACGCGCTGACGGAACTGTTGGGTGGGATTCGTCCGTCGGAGGAATCGCTTTCCAAGCAGGTTGCCGACATGTACGTCTTCCTGTTGCAGTGGCTGACGGCTGCGGAGCTTGACGGCGATCGCGAGAAACTTGTCGATATCGGCCGCGTCTTGGAGATCGAACTGGATACTTGGAACCAGGTCGTGACGACCACGATCTCCGAATCGAGTTATCGGTCGGCTGGCGGCGACGACGATTCGCTCGATTCGATCTGCTTCGATGCCTAG
- a CDS encoding NUDIX hydrolase → MNLPIPQTFHFCPRCGAAATAIGKDPFQCSACQYTYHFGPTVAVGGIVTDAQGRVLLLRRARDPGKGKWGLPGGFVDSGETGEMALIREIKEEVRLNVESFQYLTSYTNSYEYRGLIIPVVDLFYTCQIVDLAALEAEPSEVQSTSFCDLGPEHLENMAFESNRLALQTFLESRA, encoded by the coding sequence ATGAACCTTCCGATACCGCAAACCTTCCATTTTTGTCCGCGGTGCGGAGCCGCGGCGACTGCGATCGGCAAGGATCCGTTCCAATGCTCCGCTTGCCAATACACGTATCATTTTGGCCCCACGGTGGCCGTCGGAGGAATTGTCACCGACGCTCAGGGGCGGGTGCTCCTGCTTCGCCGCGCCCGCGATCCGGGCAAGGGAAAGTGGGGCCTGCCCGGCGGTTTTGTCGACAGCGGCGAGACCGGGGAAATGGCGTTGATCCGCGAAATTAAGGAAGAGGTGCGGCTGAATGTCGAATCGTTCCAATACCTCACCTCCTACACCAACAGCTACGAATATCGCGGCTTGATCATTCCAGTCGTCGATCTCTTCTACACCTGCCAAATCGTCGACCTGGCGGCTTTGGAAGCCGAACCGAGCGAAGTGCAATCGACCTCGTTCTGCGACCTCGGGCCAGAACACCTCGAAAACATGGCCTTCGAATCGAATCGCCTCGCCCTGCAAACCTTCCTCGAATCGCGAGCCTAA
- a CDS encoding TlpA family protein disulfide reductase gives MTRRLIITIVGVSLLSGCSSKTDDVTSKGTKYQAADSGDETSAAPAPDAPSAAPMTANAPSPASPTSDPTAAPAVDGMLDASDPAPTGLAPLADDASLETTLAYFEKTNDALRQLMSGQSAFTTQAAQIAEAKRISAEKLAAAEHAIALPDIQPATLTVARRTKLEALSQLAGLQDVAAAEQLEAYATELAASDDPDLVNDSRVVRLGFELDKIRTGQSKSTDQLLALVGEFQASDRELGMPAFYALQQSFGVLSQYDYNDAARAVRDAIASKFANHSDPQIAGSAKMMAAAAKFDNLDKLHANLGGEEAAGAEQWQAAIDELVAQPIDVSTFQYLAGLALSSEGSANPDVVKVIYDAIRKTFIGSENVAPEIAAEAEAFLAASDNRREAIGQPLDIQYPDLAGGELDWNAFRGSIVLMPFWTTSRPESLQIIPGLQELEKEFEGKVKILGVNLDDSDEELAEFRRRFRSTFPNVRNPDRASQGVRDPLATQLGLASFPFAAIVDADGNVAKILMGPQMEIRDVITKMIEAKP, from the coding sequence ATGACCCGTCGACTGATAATCACTATCGTAGGCGTCAGCTTGTTGTCGGGCTGTTCGTCGAAGACCGACGACGTCACGTCGAAGGGGACCAAATACCAAGCAGCGGATTCGGGCGACGAAACATCCGCCGCTCCAGCTCCGGACGCTCCGTCAGCTGCCCCGATGACGGCAAACGCCCCTTCGCCCGCCTCGCCCACCAGCGATCCCACAGCCGCTCCCGCCGTCGACGGCATGCTCGACGCCTCGGATCCGGCGCCTACCGGTTTAGCTCCGCTGGCCGACGATGCGTCGCTGGAAACGACGTTGGCTTATTTCGAGAAGACCAACGACGCGTTGCGGCAACTGATGAGTGGCCAGTCGGCGTTCACGACGCAAGCCGCTCAGATCGCAGAGGCGAAGCGGATCAGTGCCGAAAAGCTGGCGGCCGCAGAACACGCGATCGCGCTCCCAGACATCCAACCGGCGACGCTGACCGTCGCGCGACGGACCAAACTCGAAGCCCTCAGCCAGTTGGCCGGACTGCAGGACGTAGCCGCTGCGGAACAGCTGGAAGCCTACGCGACGGAGCTCGCCGCCAGCGACGATCCCGACCTGGTCAACGACAGCCGCGTCGTGCGGTTGGGTTTTGAACTGGACAAGATTCGCACCGGCCAATCGAAATCGACAGATCAATTGTTAGCGCTCGTCGGAGAATTCCAAGCTTCCGATCGCGAGCTGGGGATGCCCGCGTTTTATGCGTTGCAGCAGAGCTTTGGTGTGCTCAGCCAGTACGACTACAACGATGCAGCGAGAGCGGTTCGCGATGCGATTGCCAGCAAGTTCGCCAACCATTCCGATCCTCAAATCGCCGGATCTGCGAAGATGATGGCAGCGGCGGCGAAATTCGACAACTTGGACAAACTGCACGCCAACCTCGGCGGCGAAGAGGCTGCCGGAGCTGAGCAGTGGCAGGCGGCGATCGACGAACTGGTCGCCCAACCGATCGATGTTTCGACATTCCAATACCTCGCTGGATTGGCGTTGAGTTCCGAGGGGTCAGCGAATCCCGATGTTGTGAAAGTGATCTACGACGCGATCCGCAAGACCTTTATCGGTTCGGAAAACGTGGCTCCGGAGATCGCTGCCGAAGCCGAAGCGTTCCTCGCGGCAAGCGACAACCGTCGCGAAGCGATCGGCCAACCGCTGGATATCCAGTACCCGGATCTCGCCGGCGGAGAGCTCGATTGGAACGCCTTCCGCGGCTCGATCGTCTTGATGCCATTCTGGACGACATCGCGTCCCGAGTCGCTGCAGATCATTCCTGGGCTGCAGGAGTTGGAAAAAGAGTTCGAAGGGAAGGTCAAGATTCTCGGCGTCAATCTCGACGATTCGGACGAGGAATTGGCAGAGTTCCGCCGTCGCTTCCGGTCGACGTTCCCCAACGTCCGCAACCCCGACCGAGCCAGCCAAGGCGTTCGCGACCCGCTAGCCACGCAACTGGGATTGGCATCCTTTCCTTTTGCAGCCATCGTGGATGCCGACGGAAACGTCGCCAAGATCCTGATGGGCCCGCAAATGGAAATTCGCGACGTGATCACAAAAATGATCGAGGCTAAGCCTTAA
- a CDS encoding Clp protease N-terminal domain-containing protein, producing MAHSRRRFFQASALGTAMFAVSSSDTQAASDARTAPALDLEAQPISVLKRLSHRSRRALRFAVDEAAETGDGMVSSNYLLIGLAAEAEYSGASWLANLGLTLDDLCTVSEKLRLASTRLHETNNHLPVSQAARQCVLDGIAEATRMGYQKAEPEHLLLGILQNPDVDAQLLLHEMWIDAAGLASEALASMPTWGSVHHRFG from the coding sequence ATGGCCCATTCTCGACGACGGTTCTTCCAAGCGTCCGCCCTCGGCACGGCGATGTTTGCAGTTTCGAGTTCCGATACTCAGGCGGCAAGCGACGCTCGCACAGCACCCGCACTGGATCTCGAGGCCCAACCGATCTCGGTCTTGAAGCGGCTGAGCCACCGTTCGCGACGCGCGTTGCGGTTTGCTGTCGACGAAGCTGCGGAGACCGGCGACGGGATGGTCAGCAGCAACTATCTGCTGATCGGGCTCGCCGCCGAAGCGGAGTATTCGGGGGCCAGCTGGCTTGCGAACCTGGGCCTAACGCTCGACGACCTGTGCACCGTCAGTGAGAAACTGCGGCTGGCATCCACGCGGCTGCACGAGACCAACAACCACTTGCCCGTCTCGCAAGCGGCGCGGCAATGCGTGCTCGATGGGATCGCCGAAGCGACGCGGATGGGATACCAGAAAGCGGAGCCCGAACACCTGTTGCTGGGCATCCTGCAGAACCCCGATGTCGACGCTCAACTGCTGCTGCACGAGATGTGGATCGACGCGGCGGGGCTAGCATCCGAAGCACTTGCGTCGATGCCTACCTGGGGTAGCGTACACCATCGCTTTGGCTAG
- the ychF gene encoding redox-regulated ATPase YchF, whose amino-acid sequence MEAGIVGLPNVGKSTLFNALTSSQAAQSENYPFCTIEPNEGIVNVPDGRLQTITDLIHTKKIIPAALKLVDIAGIVKGASEGEGLGNKFLSHIRQVDAIIQVVRCFEDPDVTHVAGNVDPMADIDTIETELILADIQTLENALPKAERTARTGDKEAKLLVATINKHLEHITKELPLRTLSLTEAEAKVVSSFGLMTAKPILYVANVDENDVNGENDLVAKVREHAKQSGAGVVPVCAKVEAEVAELEPEDRAEFLDAVGLTEPALEKLAREAYRTLGLHSYFTAGEKEVRAWTIPVGATAPQAAGVIHSDFERGFIRAEVYSVEDLVEHKSEKEIRNAGKLRVEGKGYVMNDGDVVHFLFNV is encoded by the coding sequence ATGGAAGCTGGTATTGTTGGCTTGCCGAACGTCGGAAAAAGCACGTTGTTCAACGCGTTGACGAGTTCACAAGCGGCCCAAAGCGAAAATTATCCGTTTTGCACGATCGAACCCAACGAAGGAATTGTCAACGTTCCCGACGGGCGATTGCAGACGATCACCGATTTGATCCACACCAAAAAGATCATTCCTGCAGCGCTCAAGCTGGTCGATATCGCGGGAATTGTCAAAGGTGCCAGCGAGGGCGAGGGCTTGGGGAATAAGTTCCTCAGCCACATCCGCCAGGTCGATGCGATCATCCAAGTCGTCCGCTGCTTCGAAGATCCCGACGTGACCCACGTCGCTGGCAACGTCGATCCGATGGCTGATATCGATACGATCGAGACCGAATTGATCCTCGCCGATATCCAGACTTTGGAAAATGCGTTGCCAAAGGCCGAGCGGACCGCGCGGACCGGCGACAAAGAAGCCAAGCTGTTGGTCGCCACGATCAATAAGCATCTGGAGCACATCACCAAAGAATTGCCGCTGCGTACGCTGTCGCTAACCGAAGCGGAAGCCAAGGTGGTCAGCAGTTTCGGACTGATGACAGCCAAGCCGATCCTGTACGTTGCCAACGTCGATGAAAACGACGTCAACGGCGAAAACGATCTGGTCGCCAAGGTCCGCGAGCACGCCAAGCAAAGCGGTGCGGGGGTCGTGCCTGTCTGTGCCAAGGTGGAAGCGGAAGTTGCCGAGCTGGAGCCGGAAGATCGGGCGGAATTCTTGGACGCTGTCGGTTTGACCGAGCCGGCGCTGGAAAAACTGGCCCGCGAAGCCTACCGAACACTTGGCCTGCACAGCTATTTCACCGCGGGTGAGAAAGAGGTTCGGGCGTGGACAATTCCCGTCGGAGCGACCGCACCGCAAGCTGCCGGAGTGATCCACAGCGATTTCGAACGCGGCTTTATCCGCGCGGAAGTCTATTCGGTCGAAGATCTCGTCGAGCACAAGAGCGAGAAGGAGATCCGTAACGCGGGCAAGTTGCGTGTCGAAGGGAAGGGATACGTCATGAATGATGGCGACGTCGTCCACTTCTTGTTCAACGTTTAA